The window GGCAAATACGGCGAACAGGACTGCGCAGAGTGCCAGAAGCGCGCGTACGACGAGCCTGCTCGGCGAGCGCCGGATCCCTTGTGAGCCATATGCCTTGAGCGCGCGCAACTCCGTCATCCCCCGTACCCCGTCGACTGCTGCTGTCACCCGCGGCACTCTACTGAGGGCTTCGCTGGTGCGAAACTGCGTCGGTTATCGGGGAACGGGGGAAGGACGACGATCAGGCTGTGGGCTCCGTGAACAGGTCGTCGGCGGTGTCGACCGTCACGGCCCGGGTGAGCCAGGTGCGGAGTGCGTCCAGGTCGGTGCAGGAGGTGATCCGCTCGCGCGCCGCCTCTGTGACCTCGATGCCGCGCGTGTCGAGGATCAGGAGGACGTCCTCGGCACGACCTTCGGCGCGGCCCTCGGCCCGCAAGCGCTGGGAGGTCTCGGAGCGGAAGAAGGAGAGGTCCACAGGCATCAGTTGCCTCCAGGTCTCGGCGGCCATGGCTGTGCCGAGGCCGAGTTCGACCTCGTGGGATGGGCTGGCCATGCGACCGAAGTTAGGTCGGCGCCGCAAAGGGGGTCCGGCATATGCCGCCCATTCACTCCATGGCGTGAAGCGGGCTCAGCCAAGCTTTCCGTTCTGCGTCCCCACCACCGGCTTCGCCAACTGCGCCTCGCTGGGCTGTGCGTTCGCGATGGCCGAGCCGTTCACGGCGAAGTAGACGGCGATGACGTCACCGCTGCGGACGGCCTGGGTGCGCAGGACATGCGAGGCGCCCTGGAAGGTCATCGTGGACTTGAACGCCAGCGTCTCGTCACCGGCCGTCGAGGCCTTCTCGGCGGCGACCGAGTCGTACGGGCTGGTGTTGCCGTTCGCCTTGGCCGTGAAGCCGTCGCCGCAGGAGTCGATCGCCTTCGACAGCCCGGCCATGGCGGACTCCGCGTCGCCGTCCGTCCCGTACGCCGCCAGCGCGATGTACGTGGCCGTCGTGCCGGTCGACGTGTAGCGGGCGAGGTCCGCCTCCGCCTCGCCGAGCGGAAGCTGGTTCATCGCGTACGCCAACGGCGCGCAGACCGGCTTGTCGGCGGTCACCTCGTCCGGAGACTTGGCGAAGAGGAACTGGGGGTCGAGCTCCTGCACCGTCTCGCCGTCGAGGTCGGCGTCGGTGACCATCAGCTTCGCCAGCCGTTCCGCCGGGCTCCCCTGCTTCGCCTGCGCGGACGAGGGCGAGCTCTCCGGCTTCGCGTTCTCGTCCGTGCCGCTCTCGGCCGAGCAGGCGGTCAGGGACAGGGCGCAGGCAGCGGCGGCCAGGGCGGCTCGCTTCATGGGGGCTCCTCGGAAGGTTGGGGTCTGTTTACTCGTCCAGCAGTTTCTTCAGCACCGGCGAAAGCTCCGGCCCCCGCGCCCCCGCCGCCCGAGCCGCCTCCACCGCCCTGACGTACGCCTCCGCCTCCGCCCGCAACGCCTGCTTCTCGTTGCCCTGGCGGCTGCCCGCCACCCACACCACGACCGCGAGGGGAATCAGGGCGAGGAGGCCGTAGCCGAGGGGGACGTCCTGGGACCAGGCCCAGCCCGCGCCGATCAGGGCCGCGATCAGCAGGAGGCAGCCGGTCTCGTCGTGCCAGCCGCCCGCGTCGGCCGTCTCCTCGTAGCGAAGGACCGCGGCGGGCTTCGCGGGGAACTCCATGGGCTGCCAGGACGAGGGCGCGGGCTCCACCTTCGGATACGTCGGTATCGGCGCCCACCCCTTCCCACTCCCGCCCGACGTCCGGCCCTCCAGCCACGCCGGTACGTGCGTCAGCGGCAGACCGTGGGCCCGGGCCACGCCCAGCAGCTCCCGGTAGCCGTTCAGCGCGGGGTGCGTGAGTTCGCGCTTCCAGCGCATGCACAGGGCGGTCAGCGCCGCCACCGCCACCACGAGGAGTACGCCGGTCCCGAGCAGGGCCAGTTTCGCCGTACGCTTCGGCAGTTCCGCCGCCGTCACCGGCAGAACCACACCCGCCGTCAGCGTCAGACCGCCGATCCAGGCGAGCCAACCCCGTTGGGCCGCCCGCATCGCCCTTTGCCGCTCCGCGAACAGTGCCGTCACAGCCGCGTCGTTCGTGTAGTCCACTCCGTGCCGGGCACCGATCGCCTGGGCCGCCGCCAGTACCCGGGTGTCCGTCGCGAGCATGGCTCCGCTGATGGGTGTCCTGTTCGTCACGATCGACGATCATGACACGGCCGTTCCCCGCTCTCGTGAGTGAATCGTGCAGGCCTCATGGCCACCGCGTGACGAAAGGACCGCGCGGACTGCGAACCCCTTCGCTCCCGCACAGGAAAACGCAGCTCACAGCCGCGTACACAACTGGGCCACCTGGGCTTCCAGTTGCGGATGGGTAACAGTCCAGCCACCGATCCCTACGGGAACGGACGCGCCTTGAGGGGCTTATGAGCGGCTGATACGGTGCGATGGCTTGACACTCACCCCAGCTGCTGACTATCCGCGCAGGACGCGACGATCAGGCAGGGAGACGGGTGAAGTGTCCGGAATTGCAGAGAATTTGACAGTCGTGGCAGACAATTTCTTGGGTGTACGGGGAGCGGTTGCGTGAAGATCCAAGAGCGTACGGGGGCGGGCGCGGGACGTTCCGCCGCTCCGGCTCAGCCTTCGGTCGGTGACCGGCTTCCCACCCCTCCTCGCGAGCGCAAACCCGCGCTGGCCGCGCTGGCGGTGCTGCTCATCCTGGTCGGTGCGCTGGGCGCGACGATGCTGGTGCTGCAGGCCGGTGACCGGGTCGAGGTCGTCCAGGTGACGGACGAGATCCAGGCCGGTGAGTCGGTGGGTGACAACGTCACTTCCGTGCTGGTCGCCGAGGACGACAGCATCAAGTACGTCAGGTGGAACCAGCTGGCCACGCTCAAGACCCTCAAGGCCAAGTCCACCATCTATGCGGGCACCGTCGTCATCGGTGACATGTTCGCCGAAGAGGTGGGCGTGACCCAGGGCAAGGCCACCGTCGGCCTCTCCCTCAAGGCGGGCCAGTACCCGACCGGCCTCAAGGCCGGCGACACCGTCGCCGCCTACCGCGTCGGCACCACCGCCGGCTCCAGCTCCAACGACGAGGACAGCGGCGGCTCCACCTCCACCGGTGGCAGCGGCGCCGCCATCGTCGACCAGGCCGTCGTCGCCTCGGTGCCGGAGGGCAGCAGCGACGACCTCGTCGGCAGCACCAACCTCGCGCTCACCCTGACCGTCGACGCCGACGACGCCGCGGCGCTCGCCCAGGCCGCGTCCAACGGCGAAGTGGCCCTCGTGCGCGTCCCGAGCAGCAACTAGAAGGCGGCCCAAACCCCATGGCGCTCATCGCTCTCGCCGCCGACAAGGGTTCCCCCGGCGTCACCACCGCGGCCGTCGCCCTCTCGGCGGTCTGGCCGCGCCGCGTCCTGCTCGCCGAGACCGACCCGGCGGGCGGCGACCTGGTGTACCGCAGTGCCGCCGCGCACGGCGGGCCGCTCAACCCGAACACCGGCATGCTCTCCATAGCCGCCACCGCGCGACGCGGGCTCGTCCCCGATCAACTCTGGGACCACGTCCAGCCGTTGAGCGGCGGACTCGAGGTCCTCGTCGGACTCGGCATCGCCGAGCAGGCCGCCGGTCTCGCCGGGCTCTGGCCCACCCTCGGGCACGCCTTCTCCACCCTCGCCGACTCCCCGAACGCGCCCGCCGACGTCATCGCCGACTGCGGAAGGATCAGTGGGGACACCCCGGCCGTGGAGCTGTTCCCGCACGCCGCCCTCGTCCTGCTGATCAGCCGTACCGAACCCGAGGCCATCGCCCGGGTCCGGGACCGTGCCGCCGCCCTCTCCACCAAGCTGCACGGCGGCCCGCGCGGCGCCGCGAGCCTCGCCACCCCGCTGATCGGTGTCGTCCTCATCGCCGACCCGAACAACGCCGGCAAGCTCGCGGGCCAGGTCAACGACATGCTCGTACACGCCCAGACCGGCGCTCGGGTCGTCGGCACCATCGCCGAGGACCCCACCGGCGCCGACCAGCTGGCCGGCCGTAAGCGCGGACGCCTCGACAAGTCGCTGCTGATCCGCTCGGCCCGCAAGGTCGCCGCCGACATCTACCAGCAGTACGGCGCCGCCTGGGCCCACCAGGCCCAGATGAACGGTCAGCCGCGGTGAGCGCTGTCGACCATCAGCTGGTCAAGCGGTTCCGGCAGGAGGCCGGTGACCGGATCGCCGAGCAGCGCCGCCTGGACCAGGTCAGCGGTGTCACTCCGATGTCCAGCGAGGACGAGCGGCAGTACGCCCGTGCCGTCATCGCGCAGATATTGGAGGAGTACGCCCGCACCGAGATCAACGCCGGGCGTACCCCGCTGGACGCGGAGACGGAGGAGCAGTACGCGGCGGCCGTGCATGCCGCACTGTTCGGCGTCGGGCGCCTTCAGCCGCTGCTCGACAATCCCGAGGTCGAGAACATCGACATCAACGGGTGCGATCAGGTCTTCGTCGGCTACAGCGACGGCCGTGAGGCCAAGGGCGACCCGGTAGCGGAGTCCGACGAGGAGCTCATCGAGCTCATCCAGGTGCTCGGCGCCTACTCCGGTCTGTCGTCCCGGCCCTTCGACTCCGCCAACCCCCAACTCGACCTGCGGCTGCCGGACGGTTCCCGACTGTCGGCCGTCATGGACGTGGCCCGGCGGCCCGCGCTGTCCATCCGTCGCGCGCGCATGGGCAAGGTGTTCATCTCGGATCTGGTCGGGAACGGCACGGTGACCCCCGAGGTCGGCCACTTCCTCGCCTGCGCGGTCCGCGCCCGCAAGAACATCATGATCGCGGGTGCCACCAACGCCGGTAAGACGACGCTGCTACGGGCCCTCGCCAACGAGATCCCGGGCCATGAACGTCTCATCACCGTCGAGCGCGCCCTGGAGCTCGGGCTCGACACCTTCCCCGAACTCCACCCGAACGTCGTGGCGTTCGAGGAGCGGCTGCCCAACTCCGAGGGGCAGGGCTCCATCACGATGGCGGAACTGGTCCGCCGTAGCCTCCGTATGAACCCCTCCCGCGTCATCGTCGGTGAGGTGCTCGGCGACGAGATCGTGACCATGCTCAACGCGATGTCGCAGGGCAACGACGGCTCGCTGTCCACGATCCACGCCAACAGCTCCAGCGAGGTCTTCAACCGTATTTCCACCTACGCGCTGCAGGCGAACGAGCGACTGCCCATCGAGGCCAGCCAGATGCTGATCGCGGGCGCGGTGAACTTCGTCGTCTTCATCCAGCGGCGCAACAACTACCAGAGCGGCGGCCGCCTCCAGCGCATGGTCACCTCCATCCGCGAGGTCAACGGCGTCGACGGCCGGGTGCTGTCCAGCGAGGTCTTCGCCGAGGCGCCGGACGGCCGCGTCGTTCCGCACGCCCCGCTCGCCTGCCTGGAGGACCTGATGGCGCACGGTTACCGCCCTGCCGGAACGTGGGGGTGAGCACATGACCGGACAGCTCGGCTCCATGGGCGGCCTTTTCTCTACGACCGTCCTGTACGCGCTCGCCTGCGGTGTCGCCGTCGGCGGCGGCCTCGCGCTGCTGCTGATCGCCGTACGCGGACTGCCCGCCAAGCCCGAGCACGAGAAGCAGAAGGCCAGCGAGCGGGCCAATGAGCTGATCCGGTTCGCCGGTCAGCGCGGATCGCTCGCCGCGGGCGTAGGCCTGGTGGTGCTGCTGCTCACGCGGTGGGCCGTGCTCGGTATCGCGGCCGGCATCCTCGTCTTCTTCTGGGACCGGCTGTTCGGCGGAGCCGCCGAGGAGCGGGCCGCCATGAAGCGCGTGGAGGCCCTCGCCTCCTGGACGGAGTCGCTGCGCGACACCATCGCCGGCGCGGTCGGCCTGGAGCAGGCCATCCCGGCGTCCGCGCGGGCCGCGGCCCCGGTGCTGCGGCCGCACCTCGACGCTCTCGTCGACCGGCTGCGCTCCCGCACCCCGCTGCCCGACGCGCTCCAGCAGCTCGCCGACGAGATCGACGACGCCTCCGCCGACATCATCGTCGCCGCCCTCATCCTCAACGCTCGTCTGCGCGGCCCCGGTCTGCGGCAGGTGCTCGGCGCGCTCGCCAAGTCGGCCCGTGAAGAGGTCGACATGCGTCAGCGCGTGATGGCTCAACGGGCCTCCACGCGGCGGTCGGTGCAGATCGTCGTCGCGGTGTCGGTGGCCTTCGTGCTCGGACTGTCCATCTTCAACCGGGAGTTCGTCGAGCCTTACGGCGACCCGATCGGCCAGCTCGTCCTGGCCTGCGTCTGCGGTCTGTTCGCGCTCGGGTTCCTGTGGCTGCGGAAGCTGTCGACGATCGAGACGCCCGAGCGCTTCCTGGTGCGGGACGAGGCGTCGGTGCAGTTCGTGCGTCCGCGTACGCCTTCCAGTGGTCCCCAGCAGTCGCCGTTCCAGTCGGAAGAGGGGGCACGACAGTGAGCGAAGTGTTCCGGTCGGAGGAGGTGGCGCGACGGTGAGCGACGTGACGATGCCGATCGTCGTCGGCGCGGTCTTCGGACTTGGCATCTACGCCCTCGTCCGCGCCCTGATGCCGACCAAGCGCAGCGCGATCGCGCAGGTCGCGCGGATTGACGCGATGCGGGCGCGGGGAGCGGCGTACGAGTCGGCGCGCACCACGCAGGATTCGGGCCGGTTCTCCTCGACGCGGGCCGAAGTCGGCCGCCGTGTCGCCGAGTTCTATCTGCAGCAGGGCTGGGAGCAGCGCTCGCTGCGGGCGGACCTCGCGGTGCTGGAGCGCAGCTGGGAGAAGTTCCTGGCGACGAAGGTGCTGCTGGGCGTGGCGGGCCTGTTCTTCGGCCCCTTCCTGTTCGCGGTCGTATGGACCCTTGGTTTCGGCAGCAGCCCGATCATCCCGGTGTGGCTGGCCCTGCTGTTCGCGGTGCTCTTCTTCTTCCTCCCCGATGTGGAGGTACGGCGGGACGCGGCCGAGAAGCGGCGTGACCTGCGGCGCGTGATCGGCGCCTACCTGGACCTGGTGTCGATGAGCCTGGCGGGCGGACGAGGTCTTCCCGAGGCGCTGATGGCGGCGGCGGAGATCTCCGACGGCTGGGCCAACCAGCGCATCCGCAGCGCCCTCGCCGACGCCCGGATCACCGGCATCAGCCAGTGGCAGGCACTGGGCTCGCTGGGCGAGGAGCTCGGGGTCGAGGAGCTGAAGGACCTCTCCGCCTCCCTGGCCCTGGTCGCCGACGACGGTGCGAAGGTCCGTGAGTCCCTCGCCTCCCGCGCCGAGACCATGCGGCACCGCGAACTCGCCGAGATCGAGGGCAGCGCGGGCGAGAAGTCCCAGTCGATGCTCGTGGCGCAGCTGCTGCTGTGCGCCGGCTTCCTGGTGTTCCTGATCTATCCGGCCGCCATGCGCGTGTTCCAGGTCTGACGCCGACCAACCCTCTGAAAGGACAACTGACCATGACCGAACGGAACTTCCGCACCGGGATCCCGGCGATGGACTTCCTCGTCACCTTCCTCCAGGGCCGCGTGCAGCGCGCCCGCTCCGGCGAACTGGACCGCGGTGCCTCCGCGGTCGAGTGGGTCATCATCTCCGCGGTCGTCGTGGCGATCGTCGGCGTGGTCGCCGCGATCATCAACCGCGCGCTGGAGGGCGGCGCCGAGAAGGTCGAGAACTGCATCAACGGGGCCAACCAGAGCGGCACCTGCTGAGAACGGGTAGGGGGGTGCGGCAACGTATGCGGACATGGGTACGCCGTCGACGGGAGGAAGTCTCGGCGCGCGGCGACTCCGGCATGACCGCGATCGAGTTCGTGCTGCTGACCCCCGTCCTGTTCTTCATGATCTTCGCGACCGTACAGTTCGCGCTGTACTTCTTCGCCGACCATGTGGCCCAGGCGGCGGCTCAGGCGGGCGCCCGCAAGGCACGTGCCACGGCGGACGCGCAGCCGGGTGGCTGGCGCGGTGAGGCCCGTACGGTCGTCAACAGCTACATCGACCAGCTGGGCCCGGCGCTGGTGCTGTCGCCGGATGTGAAGATGCTCCAGCCGGAGCAGAACACGGTGGGCGTGGAGATCACCGCGAAGGTGCCGTCGGTGTTCCCGGGGCTGGACTTCACGGTGCATGCGCAGTCGGCGGGGCCGGTGGAGCGGTTCGTGCCGGAGGGGGAGAACTGATGCGGTCCCTTCGGGAGGACCGGGGCTTGTCCACCATCGAGGTGGTGATCCTTGCCCCGGTGATGATGCTGTTCATCCTGGTGCTGGTGGCGTTCGGCCAACTGGTCGACGGCCGGGGCGCATTGGACGGCGCCGCGCGCGACGCGGCCCGCGCCGGCTCCATCCAGAAGGACCACGGCACGGCGATGAACGAGGCGCGCAAGGCGGCCGCCGCGAACCTGGCGGACGTCTGCTCGGGCCCGGTGACGGTGACACAGACGAGCACGGGCTTCGACCCGGAGGTCGACCCCCTCTTCTCTGTCCAGGTCAGCTGCAAGGTCAGGGGCCTGGCGATGCTGGGCCTGGACATCGACCCGACCATGGACGCAACCTTCAGCTCACCGCTGGACCCGTTCAGGAGGTCGGCGTGAGAGCGTGGTTCTCGCGGGTCCGCGCGGGGCTGGACGACCGGGGTTCGGGCGCGGGCGCGGTGATCATCTTCGCGCTGGTGTTCCTGTCCCTCTCGGCCTTCGTCATCGACGGAGGCATGTCCATCTCGAAGCGCGAACGAGCGGCCGACATCGCGGAACAGGCGGCCCGCTACGCCGCCCAGGACATCGACCGCGAGGCCCTCTACGACAACGAGGGCGGCCCCGCCCCGATCAACTACCAGAACTGCGACGCCCGAGTGAAGGCCTTCGCCCGCGAGATGGACATGTCGGGCGCGGACATCGCGGCGACGCGGTGTGTGGCGGCGGACGTGGACCAGGTACAGGTCGAGGTCCAGCTGACGTACTCCCCGGTCTTCACCGGGATGTTCTACGGCGGCGACGTGATCGTCCGCGGCGAGGCCGTGGCCGAGAACGAGGTGGGCTGACCGGGCTCAGTCCTTGTCCTTCTTGGGCCGCTTGTCCTCGGTCTTCATGGCGTCGTTGACCTGCTTGGTCAGCTCGTCGTCGAGCTTCTTGAACTCGCGGACCACGGCGTCGGACATGCTCGCGAGGGCGTCGAGCTGCTGGCCGATGTCCTCGCGGCCGTCCTCCCAGTTGGACTCGAAGTCGCCGAGGGCGTTGTTGACGGTGCCGTCGCCGATGTCGTCCTCGTAGGCCTCGAACATCTTCTTGGTGTGGTTCATCCGGGTCTTGATGGACCGCAGCCGCCGGCCGTAGTCCTCAAGTTCCGTCAGCGGAAGCGAGAGATCGCTCTTGCCCTTGCCCATGTGTTCGTCCCCCGACTGGTACTCGTAGGCTGAACGGCACCGTACATCGGACGAAGGGGGAAGGTCGACGTCATGGCCCGCTACATGGAGGCGCTCACGATCGAGCGCGGCGGTTTCCGGATCAAGGTGCCGGAGTCGTGGTGGGAGTTCGACGTCCGCCCGGAGTCCCGCGACGACTCGATCCGCCGCATGGTGAATGAACGGGTGGCGGGGAGTCCGGAGCTGTCCAAGTACCGGGACGTGTACACGGAGTTCCTCCGCAAAGCCGCCGCCGACGCCTGGAAATCGGGCGCCCTGTACTGCGGCTGCATGGCGGAGAGCTTCGGCGGCGACACTCCGATCACGGGCTCGGTGACGGTATCGCTGGTAGGCGGCCGCTCTGCCTCCGGCGAGCCGCTGTCGACAGACCCGACCGTCATGGCGAGCCAACTCGCCGTCAAGGAGGCCAAGAAGGAGGGCGACTCCTGGCGCAAGGTGACGACGGTCGACATCCCGGGCGTGGGCCCGGCGGCCCGGACGTACGGCATCGAGGACATCGCGGTCCCCGACGACGCCCTGAAGCGCACGATCCGCGCGGTACTGATGCAGACGTTCATCCCGGTGCCCGGCCAGGAGGGCAAGGTCGCGCTGGTGGCGGGGAGCAGCCAGGTACTGGACCTGGCGGACTCTTTCTTCGACATCTTCGACGCGATTACGTCGACGTTCCGCTTCGCGGATTAGGCATGGATGCGCTGGCGGAACTGTGGTCGTGGTACGAGCGGCTGCGGCTGGAGCCGGGGCTCACGGTCACCTGGCGCGGCCCGGAGCCCGATCGAGCGAAGTCCAGCGCGAGCCTTTGCGCTGAAGGCGCCGCACGCGTGGCCGAGTTGATCGCCTGGGAGTCCGGCGAGGCGCAGCTCCTGCTGGGGGACGTGGCGAGCGGAGAGGTCACCGACGAGGCATTGCAACTCACCGACCCTGACGCGCTCGCGCAGGTGGTCGGACGGCTGCGGAAATGGATGTTCGCGTCGAACGTCTGACCCTTGTATGTTCACGTGTGCATACGGTTGTTGGTGATGCGTACGTGACGGGGGTTGCGGTATGGCGGGGCATCGGCCCACGGATTGGCATGTCCTGGACCTGGACAAGGATCCGGTGCCGGGGGATCCGCAGCAGGTGCGGCAACTGGCCAAGAAGCTGCATGACTTCGCGGACGATGTCTCGGATGCGTTGCGTCTGGTCAAGGGCATGGCGGGGGAGGGCGCTCTCGCTGAGTGGGCGGGCAAGTCGGCGGATGTGTTCAAGGAGGACTTCGCCGATGTCCCGAAGAATCTGAAGAAGCTGAAGAAGTCGTACGAGTTGTGCGGCGATGCGCTGGCGGATTACTGGCCGAAGTTGGAGCGGGCGCAGGCGTTGGCGGACCGTGCGCTGGCCAGGGGCCGTGAGGCGCAGTCGGATCTGTCGTCGGCCAAGTCCCGTCTGTCTACGGCTGATTCGTGGGTGGGGCGGGCTGGTAAGGAAGCCGACAAGTACAAGGACGACCCGACCGGCAGCAAGTCGGCTGACAAGCCGGACGAGGCGAAGGTCCGTGCCGCGACCCGGGATGTGCAGCAGGCGGAGACCGCGCAGGCCAACGCCCGCGGCGATGTCGCTGATGCGCAGGGCGCGTTGGACGCGGCGAAGAAGATGGCCGAAGACGCGCGCAAGATGCGCGAGGAGGCGGCTCGGACCGCGAAGACGAAGATCGACGAGGCCTCCGACGCGGGGATCCAGAACCGGTCGTGGTGGGAGGACATCGGGGACTGGTTCGTCGACAACTGGGACACGATCGTCGCCGTATGCAAGGTCGTCGTGGCCGTCGTGGGCGTGATCGCAATGATCATCGGCGGGCCGATCCTCGCCGCAATCGTGATCGTCGCCGGCCTCATCGTCCTCGCGGACACGCTCTATAAATACTCAAAAGGCCAAGCAGGTCTATTGGACGTCGCTTTCGCCGCGCTGGACTGCGTACCCGGCATGAAGGGCCTCACCAGCCTCGGCAAGCTCGCCATGGGTATGAAGGCGCTCGGCAAGGGCGGCCTCAAGGCCATGGCCAAGGGTCTGGGGAAGAAGGGCCTGCGCAAGGAGGCCGACGACGCCGTCGCGCACAGCAAGCCCACCAAGGGCCGCTGCAAGAACGGCGACCCCATCGACATGATCTCCGGCGACATGCTGATGGAGGAGAGGGACGTCGACCTGCCGGGCCTGCTCCCACTGGTCCTGCGCCGTACGCACCTCTCCTCCTACCCGTACGGCCGCTTCTTCGGCCCGTCCTGGGCCTCCACCCTGGACGAACGCCTGGAACTGGACGACGAGGGCGCCGTCTTCGCCACCGAGGACGGCATGCTGCTCTTCTACCCGGTGCCGACGCCGGGCACCTCGGTCCTCCCCCTGGAAGGCCCACGCCTGCTGCTCGACTGGGACGGCGCCCCCGGCGCCCCCGTGAGGATCACCGACCCGCTCAGCGGCATCACACGCCACTTCGCCCCGCGCAGAAGGCCGACGGCACCGGACGAGGCGTTCACCCTCCCCCTCGCCGCGATCACCGACCGCAACGGCCTCCGTATCGACTTCGACCGCGACGACGACGGCTCGCCGGTCGCCGTACGGGATTCGGCGGGACGCCACCTCTACGTCGACACCGACAACGGCCGCGTCACCGCACTCCGGCTCCACACCCCGGACGACGGCCCCGACGGCACGCTCCTCAGGCGCTTCGGCTACGACGCCGAGGGCAACCTCAGCGACATCCACAACTCCAGCGGCCTGCCCCGGAAACTGACGTACGACGCCCGCACCCGCATCACCTCCTGGACCGACCGCAACGGCTACTCCTACCGCTTCACCTACGACGCCCTGGACCGCTGCACCGCGGGCGAGGGCGACGACGGCAGCCTCTCCTGCACGGTCGAGTACGACAGCGAGAACCACGAGACGCGCTACACGGACGCACTCGGGAACACGACGACGTACCGCTACAACGAGCTCCACCAACTGGTCGCCGAGACCGATCCGCTCGGCCACACGACGTGCTCCGAGTGGGACCGCTACGGCCGGATGCTCTCCCGCACCGACGAACTCGGCCGCACCACCCGCTTCACCCTCGGCGAGCACGGCGAACCGGTGCGCATGGACCGCCCCGACGGCACCAGCATCCATGTCGAGTACGACGCCGAGGTCCAGCCCGTCGCCATCGTCGAGCCCGGCGGGGCGCGTTGGGAGTGCGCCTACGACGACCGCGGCAACCTCCTCAGCAGCACCGACCCGCTGGGCGCGGTGAGTTCGTACACCTACGACGACCGCGGCCACCGCATCACCGAGACCGACGCGCTCGGCAACACGTTCCGCTTCGACACCGACGGGACCGGACTCCCGGTCCGGGTCGTCGACCCGCGCGGCAGCGTCGCCGTCGTGCACAGGGACGCGTACGGCCGTGTCATGCGGATCGACGACCCCGTCGGCGGCAGCGTCCGGCAGGGCTGGAACCCCGAGGGCCTGCTTCTGTGGCGAGAGCGTGCCGACGGCAGCCGCGAGTCCTGGTCGTACGACGCCGAGGGCAACCTCACCGAACACCAGGAACCGGGCGGTTTCACCACGGCCTTCGAGTACGGCGCCTTCGACCTGCCCAGCGCCCGGACCGACCCGGACGGCACCCGCTACGTCTTCACGCACGACGCCGAGCTGCGCCTCACCGCGGTGACCAACCCGCAGGGCGGCGAATGGCGTTACCGCTACGACGCCGCAGGCCACCTCATCGGCGAGACAGACTTCAACGGCCGCACGGTCACCTACGCCTACGACCCCGCCGGCTACCAGATCGAGCGCACGAACGGCGTCGGCCAGACCGTGCGCGTCACCCGCGACGCCGCCGGCCGCGCCGTGTCAACGCAGACCGACACGGGCGCGGTCACTTCCCTGCGCTACGACTCGTCCGGCCGGATGGTCGAGGCCGTGAACGCCGACAGCAGGGTCGCGTACGCCTACGACGCGGTGGGCCGGATCATCGCCGAGACGGTGGACGGCCGTACCGTCACGAGCGAGTTCGACGCGCTCGGCCGACGCGTACGGCGGACCACCCCGTCCGGCGCCGTATCGCAATGGTCGTACGACTCCGCGGGCCTGCCCGTCTCGCTCGTCACCGCCGCCGGTGAACTGACCTTCACGCACGACGCGGCCGGCCGCGAGACCGCCCGCGGCCTGGGCGGCGCGGCGACGCTGACGCAGTCCTGGGACGCCGGTCACCGCCTGGTCGAGCAGATCATCCGGTCCGGAACCACGTCGGACCAGACGGGGCCCGGCAGCCCGACCGTCCGCCAGTCCCGCGCCTACGCCTACCGCGCAGACGGCCACCTGACCGCGATCACCGACCGCCTGTCCGGCACCCGCCGCTTCGACCTCGACCGCGCGGGCCGGGTCACCCGGGTCACGGCCGACACCTGGACCGAGTCCTA of the Streptomyces sp. NBC_00287 genome contains:
- a CDS encoding DUF6531 domain-containing protein, producing MAGHRPTDWHVLDLDKDPVPGDPQQVRQLAKKLHDFADDVSDALRLVKGMAGEGALAEWAGKSADVFKEDFADVPKNLKKLKKSYELCGDALADYWPKLERAQALADRALARGREAQSDLSSAKSRLSTADSWVGRAGKEADKYKDDPTGSKSADKPDEAKVRAATRDVQQAETAQANARGDVADAQGALDAAKKMAEDARKMREEAARTAKTKIDEASDAGIQNRSWWEDIGDWFVDNWDTIVAVCKVVVAVVGVIAMIIGGPILAAIVIVAGLIVLADTLYKYSKGQAGLLDVAFAALDCVPGMKGLTSLGKLAMGMKALGKGGLKAMAKGLGKKGLRKEADDAVAHSKPTKGRCKNGDPIDMISGDMLMEERDVDLPGLLPLVLRRTHLSSYPYGRFFGPSWASTLDERLELDDEGAVFATEDGMLLFYPVPTPGTSVLPLEGPRLLLDWDGAPGAPVRITDPLSGITRHFAPRRRPTAPDEAFTLPLAAITDRNGLRIDFDRDDDGSPVAVRDSAGRHLYVDTDNGRVTALRLHTPDDGPDGTLLRRFGYDAEGNLSDIHNSSGLPRKLTYDARTRITSWTDRNGYSYRFTYDALDRCTAGEGDDGSLSCTVEYDSENHETRYTDALGNTTTYRYNELHQLVAETDPLGHTTCSEWDRYGRMLSRTDELGRTTRFTLGEHGEPVRMDRPDGTSIHVEYDAEVQPVAIVEPGGARWECAYDDRGNLLSSTDPLGAVSSYTYDDRGHRITETDALGNTFRFDTDGTGLPVRVVDPRGSVAVVHRDAYGRVMRIDDPVGGSVRQGWNPEGLLLWRERADGSRESWSYDAEGNLTEHQEPGGFTTAFEYGAFDLPSARTDPDGTRYVFTHDAELRLTAVTNPQGGEWRYRYDAAGHLIGETDFNGRTVTYAYDPAGYQIERTNGVGQTVRVTRDAAGRAVSTQTDTGAVTSLRYDSSGRMVEAVNADSRVAYAYDAVGRIIAETVDGRTVTSEFDALGRRVRRTTPSGAVSQWSYDSAGLPVSLVTAAGELTFTHDAAGRETARGLGGAATLTQSWDAGHRLVEQIIRSGTTSDQTGPGSPTVRQSRAYAYRADGHLTAITDRLSGTRRFDLDRAGRVTRVTADTWTESYAYDELGNLTTAGHPAPDGQDAQGPAQHAGTKVTSAGRTSYEHDAQGRVSRVIRRTLSGLRRVCTYVWDAEDRLTEAVTPDNGVWRYRYDVLGRRTAKARLREDGSVAEEILFTWDAANLAEQQSVRDGVTETDTWDWEPGTHRAAAQVRSRWHTPDKVDRRFYAIVTDLVGTPTELVGEDGEIAWRSAASLWGRPLPDSGEALCPLAFPGQYRDAETGLHYNLSRYYDPDTASYLSPDPLGLAPAPNHHGYVDNPFRWSDPLGLEEDAKEPTRVYDDSEYSKHGSGSSSSAKGEVSRAPSNGQAALDRSIDMDPNNPNVTRRLGVDHANNEIVVLDRHREILDKDGNVVKEIYHGHVQSSYPSKSVTQGDLTKLKKAGMIDNVKKQRVLPPPPCDD